The Chitinophaga niabensis genome segment ACTTACATCTATACGAATGACCCGCCATCAAACCTTGCAGTGGACGACATCAGCTTTATGCCGGTGAACAGTACCTTTGATGCCAGCGTGTATGAAACGCACCGTGGATTCACCACTGCCAGCTTAGGTATGAACGGCCAGGCTACTTTCTATGTGCGGGACCGCTACAACAAAACAATAGCAGAAATAGGCCCTGGCAGCGGTGATCAGATCAGCCAGGTGACCATTCCCTATAATTCCCGGGAAGGCAGCCTGCATACTACCGGCAAAGATACTTTCGATCCTATCTTCCCTAACATGTCCCTAAACCTCAACGCACATAAAGGTGGCACCTGGGACCCTTTCGCCAATCCGAATTCAAAGGTCTTTCCTGCTAGCGGCATGGTGAATATGCAGGTGATCAACAACTGGCTCACGACTACCGGATCGCCCGCATCAGCCACTTTTGCCGGCAATATTAACCAGGAGAATATTGCATTGTATACAGAGATCTTCCCTGACAGCCTTACCGGCAATAGTGAAACAGGTTTTGCCTTTCAGCTGGATAGCCTGGCTGCAGGTAAAGACAGCATCATATCTACCAGTACGCTGAAGTTTGTACTTACACCAGGGTTGGCCAAACTATACCATGGCAACATGATCTGTAAAACACAGCCCTTGATGCATGTACCGCATTATAATACCATGATGGTCACCATTTCAAATGGCAACTTCCTGATCGCATACCTCAATGGCCGTTATATTTTTGAATGTTACTTCCCGAACGGGCGTATCAAAGCACCGGCGCAACTGATCGCTGCCAATGTGCATGTAAATTTCGACAACTTCCTTTTCCTCAACGATGTACAGGCCACACAGCAAACATTTGATGCGCTGATGCGTCCAAGGCAGCAACTGATCAGGCGCAGTGTAAATGAATTACAGGTAAAGGAAATACTGTATGGCGGCCCGCTCAACTTACCCGTAGTAGAAACGAGGGCCGGGATCATTGGCGGTAAAAATGCAGATAGCCTGGGCCTGAGTTACAAACCCAATTTTGCCAGTGGTTTTAATTATGATTCCATGACGCTGAGTAAAAAGAGTGTGCTGGGTGCGGCAGCGGGATATGAAAATCCTTTCAGCTCTTCTGTAGCTTATAGTAAAGATCCTTTAATGCAGATCACCGGCATTGGCAGTGGCGGCAATTTCACGGCAGGTAAAAAAGATGATCATTACCTGCAATTCACTTATAGCAATGCCCAAGGGAACATCTTCAACTATACACCGTCCGATCTGATCAGTATCACCCGTGTTTCCAGTGACAGTACCACCACCATCACTTACCTGAATAAAGAAGAAGTGACCTTTGCAGAAGCGCGCATCAAAGGGAGCGATACACTGAAAACACAATACGAATATGATCGTAACATGCGGCTGGTAGCCACTTACCAACCTAACTACTACAATTCCTCGTTAGCCGGCAACAGTAATTTCATCCGCACACAAGCATATGATTACACGGGCAATAGGATCAGTGAAACCTCTTCCGATGCCGGCACCAGCCAATACATCTATGATCTCTCCGGCCGGCTGCGCTTCCGCATTGATTCTGCGGGTATAGCAGCCAACCCGGATACGATCATTTACACTAAATATGATCAGCAGAACAGGGTAACAGAAGAAGGTTTCCTGCAGCAGAACTGGAACAGGAGCACCTTACAGGCCATAGCAGATACCAGCAACGCCTACCCTTCCGCCGGAAACTACTCCTGGCGAAAGAGATATACCTACGATGCTTATACCGGCGATAGCATTTACCAGGGGAAACTCACCGGCGTAGCTGTGAACTGGAATGCAGATGCCATCCCTGATATCTATGAAACCTATTGGTATGACCGTTATGGACAGGTTACAGGAAAAGGTTTAAAGGTATTGGACTTTGATACCACCACCAGGATTGTACAGTATACTTATGATCAGCAGGGCCGTACCACCGGCGTACAATTTCCCGGTACCGGTTATCCCGGGCTGGTTTATACGTACAACGGCACCGGCAATCTCACCGCCATAGGCATTCCGGGAGATACCTCTTACTACGCCACTTACGACTATGGTTACGCCACCACGGAACGGTTGAACAAGGGTACCTTCATGCGTACCTACAATTATACGGAGAACGGATGGATCAATAGTATTAACGACCAGCTCTTCAACGAAAAACTGACCTACACTTATAAGAATACTAAAGACGGCCCGCAATATTACGATGGGAAGATACAGGCACTCAGTGATTATTATAAAAGTACCAACCAGGCCATACAGGCCAGTTACAGCTATGACAATAATGGCCGGCTTGCAGTAGCCAACCTGGGAGCAAACAATCCCTGGAGCATGGGTATTAAAACACCGCTCAGTTATGATAACAATGGCAATATCCTTTCATTACAGACAGGCACTACCAATGCATTACAATTCCAGTACCAGGCCGGCACCAATAAGGTAAATACCGTTCAGGGTTTCAATCAGAATTATACTTATAACGGAAATGGCAGCATCACTTCTGCACCATATGGTGTAAATAGTATTCAATACGATCCCTTATCCGGTCTTACACTTAGTATGAAGAACAGGTCCGGAAACACTTTGTCTTTTGAATATGATGGTAAAGATCAGCGTGTATTAAAAACCGTGCAGTATGGTAATGATTCCACGCAGCAACGTTTATATGTACATGGCTTAAATGATTATCCGTTATATGAAGTAACTAAAAATACCACCACCTTTTACATTTATGGCCCCAAAGGCATGGTAGCCATGCAACAGGGCGCTAAACGGTATTTTGTGATACGGGATTATCTCAATTCAACAAGGCTGCTGATAGATACAAACAACGTTACAAAAGCTACATTCAATTATAATTCCTACGGTACCATTTCTTATTCCGCTGTAGATACCGCCCTTGTTAAAATGCCGGTAGATTACCTGTATACAGGGCAGGAATATGATGCAGAAAGTGGATTATACAATTACCGGGCAAGGTTATACGATCCCGGAAGCGGACGTTTCTTTTCAACAGATCCGGCACAACAGTACCCCAGTCCGTATGTATATGCAGGCAATAATCCTATCTCCTATACAGACCCCACAGGCGCCTGGAGTTTTTGGGGTGTGGTAGCTGTAGTGGCGGCGGTTGTAATGGTAGCGGCAATAGTGGTAGTGGCGGTAGTAGCTGCTCCTGCGTTGGTGGCGGGTACAGCCATTGCTGCCAGTTCAGTGGCTGTTATCAAAGGCGCAATATTTGTAGGCCTTGCTGCGGGGGCTGTTTTATACATGTCGAATGCGGCAAATCTGCCTGATAGCCCTCAAATCTCCGTAAACAACAACACGAACACCACAACACCCATAGCCCCCACTCCTGTAGTACCTCCGATAGACGCTACAGGCGATGGCATCACAGCGCCTTTGAATGTAACGCAGAAAGATTTTGGCGTTACCAGCAGACCCATTGCCGGCAGGTATTCCATCGTTAATCTTACAAAGGCCACGCCCTTTGTACCTGATAATTCGTCTAACAGTACAGTGGGCTGCCCCAAAGATGGCGCCGCTCCTTATGCGGTTTTCCCTTACAGGCCTATTATCGCGGCATCAGGGCAAACACCTGTCAACCCTCCATGGACGGACCTTTACGACTATACTTTATACATCAATTCCAATTTCTTTGATATCGGGGATGATCTGCATCCATACATAGCATCCTGTACGAACATCCTGGGGCTTAGCGTGAGTAATAATAACGCTATATCCAATTGGCAGACTTACCCGGCATGGGTGTCCGGCAGCCTGAGCTATTACCTGGATGCGCTGGTGATCTATAAGGATGGCGCCCCGGCCGCTAATGGCAAAAAAGCGGAGATGGTGCGTTACAAAGACCTTACGCCGGATTTCATTACACAAAATGTAGCTTTTGCAGTAGGCGGCATGTATTACATCCGCAATGGTGAAGATACCAGCAAAGTATTCGGGGACATTGTGAGCAGAACGTCTCCCAAAGGGCGTACTGCAGTAGGCATTGATGATTCCGGCACACATCTCCTTGTACTGGAAGTGGACAGCAAACTACCTGGCACTAGTGAAGGCGTTACGTTTGCAGACATGGTGAACTTCTTTACCAGCCGCGGATACAATAATGTAATGAACCTGGATGGCGATGGCTCCAGCGCATTTTACTACAAGAAAAACGCTAACATCATTTCCAGTTTACCCATGGACACATATGGCGGAACTATCCGCCTGCACCGCCCGATCCCTAATTTCCTTGGTTTCAAATAAATAAGATACCTCATGCAACAAACAGGCAATTCCTTCACAATAGAAGTGAAGTTCTATAACAGTCCAAATATTATCACCTACAACATTCCATGGTCTCCCGGCCTGTATATACAGAGCGCCATGGAAGCCTGCTATAATACCACACCGGGGCCCGGTACTCCGCCATTCACATTTCAGATCCAATACTACGGCACCTACGATAAAAAATTCATTGGCTACATGGTGGTAGCAGTGAATGGTACTTTCCGTGCAGCCGGTTACATATGGTATGTGTACCTGAACAATGTAAAAACCAATAACAGCCTGAATGCCATACCACTGAACCCCGGAGACGTGATTGAATTCAAATTTGAAACATACGCAGCAGCAGCAGCTTCAGCTCCCGGTTCATTCTATCATACTTTCCTTCAGGCAGAAAAAGCACTTCTTTCATTATAAACAATAACACATGGCCAAACCTACCAACGTTTTTGTACGCGATTACCTTACCGATAACGGAGATATACCTAATTACGGCGGGTTGAACCTCAGTCCGGATATCATTCCCCAACTGTCTCCTGCCGATCCTTCCAAAGTACAGCAATTATATGGCCTGCCTACCTATGGCCAGGATATTGCCACACAGGAAAAGATCAATATAGAAGCAGGGCAAAGTAATTACATTTACATGCGGGCCAAAAATCCCACCAGTGCTTCCCTAACTGTTCAATTATCATTATACTGGTCTTCCGGCGGCACGTTGCAAATACCTTCCCAATGGATCAATCAGCAGATAGGCCAAAGCCAGCAGATCACCATACCTGCTACCAGCGTGAGGGCCGCACCGGAACCTTTCATCTGGACGCCTTTGCAATTACCGGACCTTGGCCACTACTGCCTCATTGCACAGGTTACCTGGAATGGATTCAACGGTATTACCAAATCCACTACCTTTCCCAACCTGGCGGCCTGGTGGATGTATTGCAGGAACAACAACACCATTGCACAAAGGAATATGGAAATGGTGAATGTAAAACCCAACAACCGTGTGGAATGGAACCTGGATCTCCTCAACCCTGATCCCAATCCATTGCTGCATACCGTTATGGCAGTATGTAATGTTCCGGAGGGATCTACTGTAGCTTTGTACTGCAGCGCACCGCAATTAAATCCGCCTATCAGTACAGGGCCGGTAACCATCCTTGGCACCGATAATAATCAGAATGTGATTGCCTCCACCATGTTCCCTGCTAATTTCCAGGGCACGCTGCAGCTCATTTTCCAGCCACCCGGTAATGCACAACCTGGGTTGTACAGTATCGTAGCACAACAATACGCAGCCAGCAGCAGCGGCAAATATGAATTCCTGGGTTCTTACACTTTCGAGATCACCATCAGCCTGAGTGATGATGAGCGTAAGATACGGATCGTGGAACACCAGCATCAGCTCCTGAATAAATTATTGTCCTGATGGCAAACACAATAAGCCTGGCCGTACAGGGAGGGGCCACTATCAATAATATTCCCTGGACAAGCGGCATGAATGTACAGCAGGCAATGGAAGCTGCTTACAATACTTTTGTGAACCCGCCCATGCTGCCCAGGCTTTCTTACTGGGTGGAATACTTCGGCGCTTCGCTGGGATACTTTGTAAGCATGATGGACGGCACTACCCGGATGGGCAACAAATACTGGATGCTGTATGTGAACAATGTGCTGGCAACCGGGGGAATAGATGCCACCATCTTAAATGACGGAGATGCCGTATCTTTTAAATACCAGGCATATTCCCCGGAGTTACATGGGCATACCCTGATGGCACAGGTACATGCGCTGAAAACGAAATAAACCCCGGGAACAGGCTGCCCCCTTTTTTGTTATATTGAGGTATGCAGATCCTCTGGAAATACTTCTCGCAACAGAAATGGTGGGTGGCCCTAGCCCTCCTGCTGGCAGCCATTGCACAATTGCTCAGCCTCATAGATCCCATCATCTTTGGGAAGATCATAGACAATTACGCCAGCAATCCGGATAACCTTCCGCAAAAGGAAATGATAGACGGTGTGTTGTACCTGCTGGCTATAGCCATAGGCGTTGCAGTAGCCGCCATCCTCACCAAAGCCCTGCAGGAATATTTCACCCGCCTGGCTGTACAGCGTTTTGGCATGCAGATCTTTAACGACGGGCTGAAGCAAACCCTCCGGCTTTCATTCCAGGAATTTGAAGAACAACGTAGCGGGGAAACATTGTCCGTACTGCAAAAGGTAAAAACAGATACAGAGAAGTTCGTCAACTCCTTCATCAATATCCTCTTCTCATCCATAGTAGGCATGGGTTTCCTGATCTGGTATTCCATCACCAAGAACTGGTTGCTGGTACCGGTATTTGTTGTTGGCATTGCTGTATTGGGTTCCTTAACCGGGCTGTTAAGCAAAAAGATCAAAACAGTACAGCGCTCCATCAATAAAGAAACCAACGAAATGTCCGGCGTGATCACAGAATCACTAAGGAATATAGAGCTGGTAAAAAGCCTGGGCCTCACCTTTCCTGAGGTGCGCAGGCTGAAGGTGCAGACACAGAAGATCTATGACCTGGAAATGATGAAAACAAAACGGGTGCGCACGCTCTCTTTCCTCCAGGGCATTACACTCAACCTGCTGAAGCAATCCATCTTATTCATCCTGCTCTGGCTCATTTTTCGCCATATACTCAGTACCGGGGAACTGATCAGCATGCAGTTCATTTCCACTGCTATCTTCGGGCCCTTGCAGGACCTTGGGAATATCATCCTCAATTACAGGGAGGTAGAGGCTTCCATCAATAACTTCGATCAGCTGATGCACCGGCCTGTGGAACGTAGACCAGATGCCCCTGTAGAAATAGGCCCCTTGCAAAGCATCCGTTTTGATAAAGTAGTGTTCAAACATAAAACAGCCAAAACAAATGCTATAGACGAAGTATCCTTTGATCTCCGGCTCGGGGAAACCATTGCTTTCGTGGGGCCCTCCGGTTCAGGGAAATCCACGCTTGTTAAATTACTGGTAGGGCTTTACCGACCTGTAGGCGGAGAGATCCTGTTCAACGGGATCCCCTCTTCAGAAATACGCTACAATGTACTGCGCAGGCAGATCGGCTTTGTTACGCAGGATACCCAGCTCTTTGCCGGTACCATCAAAGAGAACCTGTTGTTTGTAAAATCAGATGCCACAGATGAGGAAATAACCGATGCACTTAATAAAGCAGCCTGCACCGCTTTATTAACCCGTTCTGAAAAGGGCATCAACACCATGTTAGGAGAAAGCGGCATGAAATTATCCGGTGGTGAAAAACAACGGATCTCCATAGCGCGTGCCTTGTTACGGAACCCAAGGCTGCTCATCTTTGATGAAGCCACTTCCGCATTGGATTCTTTAACAGAAGAAGATATCACCAATACCATACGGGATGTTTCCCTGCGGAAAGAACAGATCACCATCCTGATAGCCCACCGCCTGTCTACCATCATGCACGCAGATGTGATCTATGTACTGGAGAAAGGGAAAGTTTCAGAGACCGGATCTCATGATGAACTGTTACAGCAGAAAGGGCTATACTACGCCATGTGGCGGCAGCAGGTGGGTGAAAAGAGAAGCACCTGATCTTAAATGGAGGTCGATTTTCTTTTCATCAGCAATGATTTTAAAATAACATGTTTATCTTTTGAAGCAGACTTGCTTTTTTTATTGATGATGTTCAATAATTCTTTTGCGGCGGCCTCCCCCATATCAAAGGCAGGCTGTGTGATGGTTGTTAAAGAGGGATTCAGGAGAGAAGCCGTCTGCAGGTTAGAGAAGCTGATGATCTTTATATCACGCGGGATCCGCAGGTTGATCTTCTCGCAGACCCTGTAACAGATAACCGCCAGTTTTTCCACAGAAGCAAAGATCCCGTCAGGTCTTTCCTCTACCAGCATCTTCTCGATGGTCTCAAAGGTTTCCTCATTTTCATTACTGCATTCAACGATCAGCGGGTGCTGCTGGGTAGAACCCTGCAACGCATCCAGGTAACCATTCATCCGGATCTTTCCGATGGAAATATTCTTATGCACCTGCAGGTAAGCAATCTTTTTACAGCCTGCGTCTATCAGGTGGCGGGTAGCAGTTACAGCACTTTCATAATTATCCGAAGTAACTTTAACACTGTCCAGGTTATCACTCACCCGGTCAAAAAGCACCAGCGGGATGCCATTTTTGGTAAGTTCCAGTAAATGGCTATTGTCGTTGTTTTCCCGGGACATGGATAATAATACCCCGTCCACTCTCCCATTCGCCAGTGTATTGATAAAGGATACTTCCAGTTCATAATCACCGTGCGTGAAATAAAAGAGTAAGTAATAACCCTGTTCCTGGGTTACTTTTTCTATACCGCCAATTACAAGAGAAAAAAAATCATTCACCATTTCAGGAATAACCACAGCAATAGTCTTTGTTTTTTGCCCCCTCAGGCCACTCGCATTGGGATTAGGTTGGTAATTTAATTGTTTCGCTAAGGCAAATACCTTCTTTTTAGTGTCGGCGCTAATTTCATAACTGTCCCTCAATGCACGTGATACTGTAGAAATGGATAAGTTTAACTCCTTGGCCAGTTGTTTGATATTAACTTTACTCATGATTTGAATCCACCTATTAATATAAAACTATTAGTTGGAACTACCAATTACGATGCCCCCTTTTCACGGAAACGTTTCCGTAAATAAATCCGCAAATTTACAAAAAGCCTGATTCTTTTTTATAACATTACACCTGCGCGTCAATGTTGTCCACGTTACAAGCAAACCAAAACTATAAGAACAAATGCCTGCATTAAGCTGACCATACCTGTTTAACATACAGTAAAATCGCATACCCACTGTCCTTTTCCGGCCGGGGAGGATAGTTATTCATGGGTTCTAATCAATACGAGCTATGTGTATGCTGCACAGAGATGGAACTTCCTGTGCCTGCTCATTCCAGATTTTTAACAAGAATTATTACGTTATGGAAAATTTAAGAAAGCGGAAAAGAGCCTTCTCCAGCCTGCGGCGCCTCTTTGGGGTTATTTTCTGCCTCCTCTACCTCCCCGTTCTGGGCGCCACGGGAAACAATTATGAGACCATCACCATTACCGGAACTGTTACTTCATCTGATGGCAATGCCCTTCCCGGCGTGGTCGTGCAGCTGAAAGGAAGCGGTACCAATGCCATTACCGGCAAGGATGGTCATTTCTCCATTAAGGCCGATAAAGATGCTGTACTCGTCTTTACTCATCCTGAATATGCCAGGCGGGAAGAATCGCTCACAGGCCGCACTAAATTATCCGTGGTGTTGAACAGCGGCACGGGCAATAACAAAGACAGTGTTTATATCAACACGCTCTACAATAACCGCCAGCTGAAGCACAACGTAACAGGTGCCTATTCACAGATCTATGGGCAACCTATAGAAAACAACCCGGTGATCAATAACGACAACAGGATGCAAGGCCTGCTTCCGGGCCTTTTTGTGATGCAGAACAATGGGGAGCCCGGGGATGAAGGCGCCTCCCAGCTGGTTCGTGGTAAACGTACCTTCAGGAGTAATTCCCCGATTGTACTGGTGGATGGATATGAAAGGAGCATGGACTTCCTGGATCCCAATGAAATAGCCACCATCACTGTTTTAAAAGATGCGGCGGCTACTGCACAGTATGGATTACGTGGCGGCAATGGCATTATACTCGTTACTACTAAACGCGGGGAGGAAGGCAAGATCAAAGTGTCCCTCAACGCCCGGGCCGGTATCAAAGCCCCTACCACAGAACCAAAATTCCTCAACTCCTTCCAGTATGCTACGCTTTATAATGAAGCGCTGACCAACGACGGAGCTGCCCCAAAATATAACGCGGCAGACCTTGCCAAATATGAGAAAGCTTCCCAGGGGATCTATGAAAATGAGATGGACCGCTATCTCTATCCTAATATCAACTGGTATGATCAATACATGAATCCAACCACTGTACAGCAACGCTACAGTTTAAATATACAAGGCGGTTCCAGGGTGGCGAAATACTTTATCTCTGCCGGGTATACGGATAACTCCGGTTCCTATAAAGTGGATAAGAACGCCAACACTTACAACACCAATGCGGATTTCAACATGATCACGCTGCGCTCCAATGTGGATATTACCGTAAACAAACGGTTCACGCTCACATTAGATATTGCCGGAAGACAGGAACAACGTACCTATCCCGGCTCAAGAACAGATGCAGCACTGCGTGTATTCCGCGCCTTATACAAAACACCACCCAACGCTTTCCCCGTATTTACACCCGGCGGCCAGTTGGGAGGTACCAAAGACTTTAAAGACAATCCATACGGCTTGCTGAATAAACAGGGTTATTCCCTTTATTATGTGCGCAGCATGTTTGCCACCTTAAGAGCAAAACATGATCTCGATTTTATCACACCCGGCCTTTCCCTGAGAGCCAATGTGGCGTTCGACAGCTGGTACGATCAGAACACCAACCGCAGCAAAAGCTTCAAAGTATACGATCTGCGCCAGCCTAACGGCACAGTGGAATACCTGCCCAATGGCAATATCAAGTATGTTGAAACCGGTTCTGATACACAAATGTCATCCGGCGTAGAATACCCTACCACACAGCGCGTCTTTAATACAGATGCCTCGCTGAACTACGACAGGGAATTCGGACGTCATGCCATTTCTGCTTATGTAGCCATGGCGCAGCGGATCTTGTCGGATGAAAACGATGGGAACGTTCCCAGGGCATATCTTGGTGCAAACGGAAAAGTATCCTATAGTTATAATAAACGTTACCTGGCGGAATTCAATTTCGGTTACCAGGGTTCAGAGCAGTTACTGGCTTCCAATAAATTCGGGTTCTTCCCCGCTGCTTCATTGGGCTGGGTATTGTCCGAAGAAAATTTCCTGAAGGATAACAAGTGGGTGAATTTCCTGAAGCTCAGGGGATCCTACGGTATTACCGGTAATGACGACCTGGGCGGATATTTCCTCTGGTATCAGAAATATGCATCTTCCGGTGGTGTGAACTTTGGTTATACTTCCATCTCCTATCCGGGTTGGAATGAAAACGCATTTGCGCTGAATAATGTTACCTGGGAAAAAGTAAAGAAAACAAACATAGGAATAGACGCGGTGCTGGTAAAGAATAAAGTGAACCTTTCCTTCGATTATTTCCATGAGCGTAACCAGGATATCATGATCCAGCCTGCGCTGCCAAATATCATGGGTATCCGCTTCCCTGACTTCCCTATCGGTATCATTGAGAATAAAGGTTTTGAAGCTTCCCTGGGGTATACAGACAGGATAGGTGACCTGGAATTCTCCATCAATGGTATGCTCTCCAAAGCAAATAATAAAGTAATAGACAGAGGAGAAGAAAAACAACGTTTTGCTTACCAGGCCCGTACCGGCCGGCCACTGGATGCCATCTTCGGACTACAGGCATTAGGCCTGTTCCGCGATCAGGCAGAGATCAATGCAAGCCCTACACAAACTTTCGGCGTTGTAAAACCGGGAGATATAAAATATAAAGACCAGAATGGCGATAACCAGATAGATGCTTACGATGAAGTATACCTTGGCCAGGGCAATATGCCAGATCTCCAATATGGCGCAGGCCTGGGATTAAAATACAAGGGTTTTGACATGAATGTGCTGTTCACAGGGCAACAAGGCACACAGCAAAACATGACAGGGGAAGCCATCTGGGAATTCCATGATAATGGCACCGTACGGGAGCATCACCTGGGAAGATACAATCCCGGAGACGCTGCCAGCTGGGAAAATGCCACCTATCCACGTTTATCGCTTTCCAATAAAGCCAATAACCAGCGTACCTCCACTTACTGGTTAACCAATGGGGCAATGGTAAGGCTGAAATCTATGGAACTGGGTTATACCCTGCCAGCAGGCCTCACCTCCAGGATAAAGATCGAAAAGATCCGCTTCTATGTGAACGGTTATAACCTGCTCACCTGGCAATCTACTGATCTGATGGATACAGAAGCGCGTTCAAGCCATTATGTGGTGTACCCGATCCAGCGCATTATCAATGGCGGCTTAAACGTAACATTCTAAACTTATTATCATGAAGAAGTCTACTTTAATATTCACGATAGCTGCGATGTCAGCAGGGGCGATATTCAGTTGCAAACGCCCTTTGTATGTAGTGCCGGTGGAATTTAAATCGGCGGAAGATATCTTCTCCGATTCTGCACGCGCCGAGTACTTTATAAACAATGCCTATACAGATATGCCGGCAGAAGTATCCAACAGCTACAACTGGCTGGATGGTAACGCCATGCTGGCATCTGCTTCAGATGAAGCCATGCATATCTCTACCAATAAAACCACACCCTCTGCCGCACAACGCATGAGTGCCGGTAACTGGAACCCTTCCAATATGCGGTATTACCGTGCAAGTGATGGAGCCGGAGAAATAGGCTCCTGGCTGAAATGGGGTGGCTATCATGGCAACCGGAAAGCCAATACTGTTTTAAAGAATGTACACCTGCTTCCTACCACTACAAGTCAGCGGTTCAGGAACAGGATCAAAGGAGAAGCCCTTGTTATCCGGGCATTACATCATTGGTTCATGTTCCAGAAATGGGGTGGTATCCCAATTGTAGACAAATCCTTTGAAGCATCTGATGATGTGCTCGTACCAAGGAGTTCCGTAAAGTCTGTGATCGACTTCATCGTCAATTCCTGCGATGAAGCTATTGCCCTCCTTCCCAATGATCCATATACAGAACCCAGTGAAGTAGGCCGTATAGACCGCGGCACCTGTATGGCGCTGAAAGCAAAAGCATTACTGTATGCTGCCAGCCCATTGTATAACCGTGCGGGTAACGACAGCCTCACTTCTTATGGAAATGTAGATATCACCCGCTGGGAACTTGCCGCTAAAGCAGCACAGGATGCAGTTGACCTCAACTGGTACCAGCTGTACAAACCTACTGCCAATGGCCAGCAGAACTATGCAACATTATTCACTGCATGGGGAGCAGGTACCGGTAACAGGGAGCTTATCTTTGCCCGTTTAAGAACACCGAACAGGGATACAGAAAACGACAACTTCCCCGCCGGGTTCACCAATGCAAAAGGTGGCACCTGTCCATCGCAGGACCTGGTGGATGCCTATGAAATGGATAACGGCACCATTTTCAGCTGGGCCAATACCACACAGGCAAAAGACCCATACCTGAAAAGAGACCCGCGTTTCTATGCCAGCATTATCTACAACGGCGCCAAGTATGCCAAGTTTGCCAACA includes the following:
- a CDS encoding ABC transporter ATP-binding protein — encoded protein: MQILWKYFSQQKWWVALALLLAAIAQLLSLIDPIIFGKIIDNYASNPDNLPQKEMIDGVLYLLAIAIGVAVAAILTKALQEYFTRLAVQRFGMQIFNDGLKQTLRLSFQEFEEQRSGETLSVLQKVKTDTEKFVNSFINILFSSIVGMGFLIWYSITKNWLLVPVFVVGIAVLGSLTGLLSKKIKTVQRSINKETNEMSGVITESLRNIELVKSLGLTFPEVRRLKVQTQKIYDLEMMKTKRVRTLSFLQGITLNLLKQSILFILLWLIFRHILSTGELISMQFISTAIFGPLQDLGNIILNYREVEASINNFDQLMHRPVERRPDAPVEIGPLQSIRFDKVVFKHKTAKTNAIDEVSFDLRLGETIAFVGPSGSGKSTLVKLLVGLYRPVGGEILFNGIPSSEIRYNVLRRQIGFVTQDTQLFAGTIKENLLFVKSDATDEEITDALNKAACTALLTRSEKGINTMLGESGMKLSGGEKQRISIARALLRNPRLLIFDEATSALDSLTEEDITNTIRDVSLRKEQITILIAHRLSTIMHADVIYVLEKGKVSETGSHDELLQQKGLYYAMWRQQVGEKRST
- a CDS encoding LacI family DNA-binding transcriptional regulator produces the protein MSKVNIKQLAKELNLSISTVSRALRDSYEISADTKKKVFALAKQLNYQPNPNASGLRGQKTKTIAVVIPEMVNDFFSLVIGGIEKVTQEQGYYLLFYFTHGDYELEVSFINTLANGRVDGVLLSMSRENNDNSHLLELTKNGIPLVLFDRVSDNLDSVKVTSDNYESAVTATRHLIDAGCKKIAYLQVHKNISIGKIRMNGYLDALQGSTQQHPLIVECSNENEETFETIEKMLVEERPDGIFASVEKLAVICYRVCEKINLRIPRDIKIISFSNLQTASLLNPSLTTITQPAFDMGEAAAKELLNIINKKSKSASKDKHVILKSLLMKRKSTSI
- a CDS encoding SusC/RagA family TonB-linked outer membrane protein, with amino-acid sequence MENLRKRKRAFSSLRRLFGVIFCLLYLPVLGATGNNYETITITGTVTSSDGNALPGVVVQLKGSGTNAITGKDGHFSIKADKDAVLVFTHPEYARREESLTGRTKLSVVLNSGTGNNKDSVYINTLYNNRQLKHNVTGAYSQIYGQPIENNPVINNDNRMQGLLPGLFVMQNNGEPGDEGASQLVRGKRTFRSNSPIVLVDGYERSMDFLDPNEIATITVLKDAAATAQYGLRGGNGIILVTTKRGEEGKIKVSLNARAGIKAPTTEPKFLNSFQYATLYNEALTNDGAAPKYNAADLAKYEKASQGIYENEMDRYLYPNINWYDQYMNPTTVQQRYSLNIQGGSRVAKYFISAGYTDNSGSYKVDKNANTYNTNADFNMITLRSNVDITVNKRFTLTLDIAGRQEQRTYPGSRTDAALRVFRALYKTPPNAFPVFTPGGQLGGTKDFKDNPYGLLNKQGYSLYYVRSMFATLRAKHDLDFITPGLSLRANVAFDSWYDQNTNRSKSFKVYDLRQPNGTVEYLPNGNIKYVETGSDTQMSSGVEYPTTQRVFNTDASLNYDREFGRHAISAYVAMAQRILSDENDGNVPRAYLGANGKVSYSYNKRYLAEFNFGYQGSEQLLASNKFGFFPAASLGWVLSEENFLKDNKWVNFLKLRGSYGITGNDDLGGYFLWYQKYASSGGVNFGYTSISYPGWNENAFALNNVTWEKVKKTNIGIDAVLVKNKVNLSFDYFHERNQDIMIQPALPNIMGIRFPDFPIGIIENKGFEASLGYTDRIGDLEFSINGMLSKANNKVIDRGEEKQRFAYQARTGRPLDAIFGLQALGLFRDQAEINASPTQTFGVVKPGDIKYKDQNGDNQIDAYDEVYLGQGNMPDLQYGAGLGLKYKGFDMNVLFTGQQGTQQNMTGEAIWEFHDNGTVREHHLGRYNPGDAASWENATYPRLSLSNKANNQRTSTYWLTNGAMVRLKSMELGYTLPAGLTSRIKIEKIRFYVNGYNLLTWQSTDLMDTEARSSHYVVYPIQRIINGGLNVTF